One Serinicoccus chungangensis genomic window carries:
- the groES gene encoding co-chaperone GroES: MSVSIKPLEDRIVVKAVEAEQTTASGLVIPDTAKEKPQEGEVLAVGPGRVDDNGNRVPMDVTVGDRVIYSKYGGTEVKYSGEEFLILSARDVLAVVG, translated from the coding sequence GTGTCGGTTTCCATCAAGCCGCTCGAGGACCGCATCGTCGTCAAGGCCGTCGAGGCCGAGCAGACCACGGCCTCCGGCCTGGTCATCCCGGACACCGCGAAGGAGAAGCCCCAGGAGGGCGAGGTCCTGGCGGTCGGTCCGGGTCGCGTCGACGACAACGGCAACCGCGTGCCCATGGACGTCACCGTGGGTGACCGCGTCATCTACAGCAAGTACGGCGGCACCGAGGTGAAGTACTCCGGCGAGGAGTTCCTCATCCTCTCGGCGCGCGACGTCCTGGCCGTCGTCGGCTGA
- a CDS encoding phospholipase D-like domain-containing protein translates to MPRVFSRKVHRLVRRGRRLAFGAAGVALAGQLTLAAGVVAVDAVRKRRDHVDRDAPAQDPVSTTVKGSRLTTYTYGQYLYDDMIAAIDEAEDFVYLASYIWKADDVGHAFKDAVVRAAERGVLVCLVVDGFANIVVPRDFLRFPDGVHMLRFPVLRTPLPIIDVRASGRDHRKILVVDGRVGFVGGYNIGSLYATSWRDTHVRVEGPGVWELQNAFADFWNRHKGSRRPRLLDSGTVDWHTSVRAARNEPSRVVYPVRALYLEAMDRAVHRIWITQGYFIPDREILHGLLTAAARGVDVRVVLPEASNHVLADVVAQSYYETLLEGGVRIFLYQDVMVHAKTMTVDGRWATIGTANIDRLSMQGNYEINLEIVDEDQAGHMEDIFRADLERCEELTLEEWAQRGVGTRVVERVLQPLQVLL, encoded by the coding sequence ATGCCCCGCGTCTTCAGCCGCAAGGTCCACCGACTGGTGCGCCGTGGGCGCAGGCTGGCGTTCGGCGCCGCCGGCGTCGCCCTCGCCGGCCAGCTCACCCTCGCGGCCGGGGTGGTGGCCGTGGACGCGGTCCGCAAGCGACGCGACCACGTCGACCGGGACGCCCCGGCCCAGGACCCGGTGAGCACCACGGTCAAGGGGTCGCGGCTGACCACCTACACCTACGGCCAGTACCTCTACGACGACATGATCGCCGCGATCGACGAGGCGGAGGACTTCGTCTACCTGGCGTCCTACATCTGGAAGGCCGACGACGTGGGGCACGCCTTCAAGGACGCGGTGGTGCGCGCGGCGGAGCGTGGCGTGCTCGTCTGCCTCGTCGTCGACGGCTTCGCCAACATCGTGGTGCCCCGGGACTTCCTCCGCTTCCCGGACGGCGTGCACATGCTGCGCTTCCCGGTGCTGCGCACCCCGCTGCCGATCATCGACGTCCGCGCCTCGGGGCGCGACCACCGCAAGATCCTCGTCGTGGACGGTCGCGTGGGCTTCGTCGGCGGCTACAACATCGGGTCCCTCTACGCCACCAGCTGGAGGGACACCCACGTCCGGGTCGAGGGGCCCGGCGTGTGGGAGCTGCAGAACGCCTTCGCCGACTTCTGGAACCGGCACAAGGGATCGCGCCGCCCCCGGCTGCTCGACAGCGGCACCGTGGACTGGCACACCTCCGTCCGGGCGGCGCGCAACGAGCCCAGCCGGGTGGTCTACCCGGTGCGTGCCCTCTACCTCGAGGCCATGGACCGCGCCGTCCACCGCATCTGGATCACCCAGGGCTACTTCATCCCCGACCGGGAGATCCTGCACGGCCTGCTCACCGCCGCCGCGCGGGGGGTCGACGTGCGGGTGGTCCTGCCGGAGGCCTCCAACCACGTCCTGGCCGACGTCGTCGCCCAGTCCTACTACGAGACCCTGCTCGAGGGCGGGGTGCGGATCTTCCTCTACCAGGACGTCATGGTCCACGCGAAGACCATGACCGTGGACGGCCGGTGGGCGACCATCGGCACCGCCAACATCGACCGGCTCTCGATGCAGGGCAACTACGAGATCAACCTGGAGATCGTCGACGAGGACCAGGCCGGCCACATGGAGGACATCTTCCGTGCCGACCTCGAGCGGTGCGAGGAGCTGACCCTGGAGGAGTGGGCGCAGCGGGGCGTCGGGACACGGGTGGTCGAGCGGGTCCTGCAGCCGCTCCAGGTGCTGCTCTAG